The following nucleotide sequence is from Citrus sinensis cultivar Valencia sweet orange chromosome 6, DVS_A1.0, whole genome shotgun sequence.
TGCTTGCTGCGATTcttcgtcttcttcttcttcttcttcttggaTTTCAGTGGCGGTAAttctttgctttgcttttaaTCTACGTCTGTGTCGGCATCAAATATTGGATCTTTATCGAGATCGCCGagttcctttttctttttttaagaagaatcgctgagtttttatttagttttaagaACCtgcattttcttgattttgtgctggtatgaatataaattttgcCGCTAAATATTATATACTTACGAGGATTTCATgttattgttatattatatgagCTGTCATTTacgagaaattaaaaaagaaaaaaagattatggTTAGCTTACATTGTGCAATGTATGAGGTTTCTCGATTCTGTGCTGCTCTTGAGATTTGAGcatgagtttctttttttctttttcattttcgcGGCCGCCAAACTGAAAACTTCTGTTGTTTATTTGATATTctgtttcaagtttttttcCTGTTTCGTCTAGATCTACTTGTATTATTAGCCTGAACTTGTGTTTGATCTTGGAGAGTGATCGATATTGATCTGAGACTGTAACATTTGGGTTTGATCGATTCAATTGAGAAGTAGAGAAtcagagaaagagagagagagaggggggaGAGAGATGTGAAATGTTAACTGTTTAAAACTTACTTTTTAGCTGGCAAGATAGTCAAAGTTAATTGTAGATgtttgaagataaataaacaataaattattgtaatttgtagcttatttttaaaatttattcttttgtaaATGATTGTTCGGATAATTACCAAAACCAATTGTTTAACCTTTGGAAAGATTGAACTTTAGGACTTTATGCACCGGTGGAAAAATCTTATAATCTTAGGCATGATTGTACCTGCGTTTTCAAAGTTGGTGTGGAACAGGATTGCAGCAtcgttaattttgaataataagaACTGCTGAATGGAGGGCAGAGTTCCCTCACTTGATTCTATCCTTCTATTATTTTGTGATCATTTAGTACTCATTATTATCTTGACGTGGGCTTCATTGTTTGCTGACAAATTTGTTGGCTAACTAAAGATGTTGATGGgttaattaacttaaattttcgTACTGCAACTGGTCAGCGTATGCTGGCTTATGGGGGTTAggaattcaatttatttcaagcagaaatactttttttcttcGTTAAGTTAGTGTTTCTTATTTCTCATTGCTGGATTATGAGGTTATTGTAACTGCTAATTGCCGGATGTGGATTTCTGGATTTAACGCTTACAATGCTCTTTTCTTCAATGTGTTATATTCATTTGCAGACATCTGATGTGACGGAATAAAGGTGCGAACAGGATACCCTATGCACTTGGGATTAATATATGTCACTGAAGCGTGATTAAATTTGACATAATGCCATATGTGCAACCAAGTAAAAAGTACTCAGACTCTGCTGCAAATATGAATTCGGAGTCCAGACAGAGTTCAAAGCAACAGCAAAACGCAAAGGCAGTGAAGGAGAGAGTTCCGTCCCGCCAAGAGAACCTGAATTTGAAGTATCAAAGCAAATTGAAAGTAAAATCTACTGTTGGTACACCATGTGGTGATCTGCCTCAAGAATTAAGACGGGAAGCAGATGGTAGAATCTTGGTCCAACCAAATTCTTTTGGGAATCACCAGTTGCAGTATCTTAAGGGAAAGGCTATAAAGGATGATGAGCTAGTTAAGTACATGTCAAAGTTGCCAGGTTATCTCAAGCGCATGGAGGGAGGAAAGAACATTCAAGGAAAAGCATTAGATGTAGGGGTTCTGGATTGGGCACGTTTAGAAGAATGGaagtttaacaaaaaatgtaCCATGACAAGTGGGAGCAATAATGCATCAGCAAATACCAGTAGTTTATTGTTGAAAACAACAACCAAGGCATCTACCTTTTCCAGTGCAACTCAAGGGGGGATGCATGCTCATCAAAGCGAGCAACATCCTTTACTTTGTCCTGGTCTTAATGCATCTAAGAAAGATGGCCATTCCCAAGGTGTCAAGCCATCCTCCCAGAAGGCTTTAAACTTCCAAAATTTTGAGACTTCTTCAAAAAGCAACTTGGGAGGGCAGGGAAAGATACCATGGATCAATAAGTCGTTTGACCGGAATAATGCCGATGTAACTCCCAGGAAGGGGAAGACAAAAGATTATGATCAGAAGATTGCTTCAGAAATGGGAAATTTATCAATGGACTTGGGAAATTATGGGTTTGCACTCAAtacaaaggaaaaagaaagttcTTGGGATGGTGAAGtggagaagagaaaagagggAGCTCAAGtatcaaagaaaaatagaaaagctTTGGATAAGAAAACGTTTGCAGATATGGAAACTTCATATCCAAAGTCTAGAAGTAACGGGCACTCTCTCAGTTCTAAGGAAAAGATAAGTGCTGGTAACGTGGAAACTAAGATAGCAGAGAAAGTACATGAATCAAATATCGATCTCGGTCATCAACACCTGCCAGGTGAGCTCGAGAACATTGTTCTCCTTTTTCCCAAAGGACTCTCTCAAAACAGCTCCCGGAAGGAGTGTGGGGTGCCAAAGGATGAGAATTTGGTTGAAGCAAATAAGAATTGTCTTTCAGGTGGCAGGTTTCCTCCAGTGAAGCGTTGCTCTGTGGACCATTCTTTTGATATTCCTCACTCGTGCCCACTGCCTTCTGAAGTTGAGGGTAAAATAAAGCCAAACTTGATCGCACATAACCTGAGCAATAGTCAACGTGCAGAGCTCTCATCTGATGCATCTCACTCATCCCAGTATTCTAGTACATCTTCAGCTATGCTCTCTGATTGTGAAGATGCAGAACAGAACACTGTTAAGCATGTGAAAGAGAATGCAGATGAAAATTTGAACTCGCTGGATCAAGAAATGGCGGTCACAAGATCCAGAAATCAATCACCAAGTCGCCGGTTTAGCTTCAGCTTAAGTCGGATGGGTAGAAGTTTCAGTTGGAAAGAGAGTTCAGCTGTCCCACAGTTGAGCTCATCATATGTTTCTGTCAAGTCTGGTCCAGTGAAATCTGAGGAGGTTTCTTATTTGGATGATTCTAGCAGACAGAAGACATATGGTCACAACAGAGCTAGGTCTAGCCCTTTAAGAAGGATTCTGGATCCACTGCTGAGGTCCAAAAGCTCAAACCGGGGACATGCTGCCGAAACCGTTCATCCATTTAAAGGAAACTTGAGTTCCTTAAACTTTAGGCCAGTTGTTGACAGTGCATCGCTTCTTAATAAAAAGCACGAAGCGGCAACAACTCAAGCTCTTTTGCAGCTTACCATGAAGAATGGGCTCCCTTTGTTTAAATTTGTGGTTGACAATAACTGCAGTGTTCTTGCTGCTACTGTGAAGAATTTAACATCTGGGAAAGATGATTCTGGCCAGCATTACACATTCTACTCCGTGAATGAGATTAAGAAAAAGGCTGGTGGCTGGATAAGTCAAGGAAGTAAACAGAAGAGTTGTGGCTTTGTCTATAACGTTATTGGTCAGATGGTTTCCAGATATCATTTGTCTAATccgaaaagtcaaaatttgaaatacatGGTGAGGGAGTCTGTTTTGTTTGGTGTTGAACTGAAGCAGGTAGATCAGGCATCTCCAAAGGTCTTGCCAGATAAAGAGCTTGCGGCTGTTGTTGTGAAAATGCCTATTGAAAGTTTGAGCCATGATGCAGAGCAAAGATATAATGATATGACTGAGAAGGTTACCGAATGTGCTCCACTGGGTAGATGCTCTTACTCAGGAGAGATTGACAACTCTTGCAGTACCACAGTCATACTTCCAATTGGTGTTCATGGCTTGCCAAAAAAGGGAGCGCCGTCGCCATTGATTCAGAGATGGAAATCTGGTGGATTATGTGACTGTGGAGGTTGGGATGTTGGCTGCAAACTTCGCATACTTGCCAACCACAATCGAAGCTGTAGAAGGCCAATGTCATTGAGTGCTTTCCCAAATTCTGATAATTTCGAACTTTTTGAGGTATGTTTATATTACAATCAATGTCTTTTCAATGCATTGTCACATCAATCAATGTCTTTGCAGTCCACTGTTATACTTGATTAAACCAGTAAACTTTGTTTCGCACTTATACACAGGGAGTAACTCAACAGAGCAGGCCAATCTTCAGCATGGTGCCACTAAACAAAGAAATCTACTCTGTTGAATTCAATACTTCAGTTTCTTTGTTACAAGCATTCTTCATTTCCATTACAGTTTTAAGCGGTCAGCAATTCTCTGATCTCTCAGAAGTGAATAGCCTGTATGAATCAGAAGCTTTCCGAGAGGAACCCATGATGAATGAAAAAGGAACAAAGGAGAGCTCCCTTACAAATATTGTCCTGGGGAAAATGCCTGCTAAATATGCTCCCAATCCACCCCACTCCCCTGTTGGGAGGGTATAGTTGCACGCGGGCATTTGTTTGCGTTGCAGAACCATGTACAGCTTTTGAAGATCTTTAAATACCCATAAAAGAGCAACTGTCTTTTTAATTCCCGTGATCAACTGTTGTTGTGCATGATGAGAGATGCAGTGAAGTTGATGGATAAACTATTTCATGCCTGATATGGCACAATTCGTGCATTACGGTTACAATTTTGTGTCCGCTGCACTATTGTTGCCAGTTTCAGGCTTGCTTTTTTcgttgtaaaaagaaaataacatcaTCAATACAAAGCTCAGCATCGTAAGATAGTGAgttttttaatagataataGCCACGGTTACGTTAATCTGTAAGTAGACAATACACATCCTTGCCAATGGATATTCAGTTTCAATAACTAGATGTACGTTTGGCTGCACCGATAGTCGCAAGCTAAAGTAGCCAAAAATTTGgtttaaaagatatttacattaaaatacAGCCACACACGGGACTATACGCGCGATAAAGCATATGAGAGACATATCCCACCTCAATTACTAGAGCAAAAGCTCCTTGAGAAAGTACtaaattttggaattaaaaacGTTATTATGTAATAACCGTAGATGATTTCTGAATTTACAGTATAAGCTGCAAAATCTCAATTAAAGTAATAACCATAGTTGTGCTTACAAGTCCACAGGTGAAGCATGATGAATACAGATGAACCATTGACCATCAAGCTTCTCAAACACATTTGTTACAAACTGTCCTCCCCAACTGGTACCTTTTGTCCTAACAAATTCGATGCAAGTAACATACCCTACATTCCCTCTAACATGAACGCGAACATTTTTGAGTTCAATCGCCAGTGGAAATTCATAATTCATCCATACAACCTCCCAACTTTCCATGACAGGATCGTAACCAGAAATGCCACTTGCCCCCGGATGCACACAACACACATTATCACCTCTTGCCCACAAGCCCTGCATGGTGGCAAGATCACCGTTCTTGAATGAATCGTAAAATCGAGCATTTGCTGCCAGCACTGAAGTCTTGGAGTCCTCATCGAGCATTTTAAGGCTATCTCTAAGTTTTGCTGCTTGTACATAGTCTTCCTCCTCGATGGCAATCTGTAACTCTCTCTTTAGAATTTCCTCATCCAACATAATGCTTTCACCACTCAAGTTTCCCTCTGTATCATCACTTTGTTTCACTTGACATGGTCTTAAAGAAGACAACTGAAAAATTCGTCCAAATGGTACTGCACTAAATAAGATATTATTAGACCGTTGAAATGAAATCATAAAAAGAACAAGACAGACTATTGAAACTAGTCCAAACGGTCTTGTACTAGAGATACCTGTCACAAACTAATTAGAGGAACTTTCTGGCAACTCAGATGGAGTCTAATAGTCTTTAGGCCTTCAAGTAAAACTCATTTTGAGGTAAAAGAATTAGGTCAGCTTTCCAAATTCACATGAAAGAGGACATTCAGCAATGTTCCAAAAAGAATGCAAAATACAATGTGGACGACGACAAAGCATGAAACATAACGGAAAGACTTAGATTTCTcatttaatcaaatatcatcatcaataactgACTTGCAGTAAACAACAAATGCATGTGTACCAATTAACAACCGTGCTTGTAGCAATTATAGACAAGACCATTAAGAAATACAGTAGCATGAAATGCAATGTATCACGCAGCGTTAAAAATGTAACATATGAGCACTGATAGTCAtgctaaaaatattataatagcaaagaaaagaaacttacaAGGTTCGCAATTTAAGTTGACGTTGGCACTAGGCATGAATCGGATGTTATTCCTCCTTGCAGAACTACCCACTAAACCCACATTGCATTGATATGGGTTCAGTGGAGAAAGGCTACAATGCTTCCTCAAATTGTTAATGCAGGAAGACGGCATGCACTTAACCGCTTTGACATTCATAACATTCACCTacaacattaaataaattacacaaGTTCAATAAACCAAACACGAAACATCATGTAAACAAGATATTGGCAAAGGACTACGCATTCAATTTTCAGCAGAGCAATGTCACAACAAATAAGTACTCTAAAACGACGAGATGAGGAgctacaaaaacaaaaatttataaattatataataaatctcaatcataagaaataaaaaaatgaaaaaaaaaaatagttttggaGTATCAATACGGGTAAAGCATCATTTTAGTCCCAAACCgaagattaaattattgaataccTGAAAgcataaatagaaatttaatcCAAAGATTCAATAGCAACGTACATTGTAGCCGAAGCTGGGCCCTTGAAACGACATCGTTGAAGAGAAAATACACAACAGATGAAACAATTAAGGAGATCGAGGGTTAGGTTTTTTACAGCGAATCCAAAATAGAAGACAGAGAGAGACGCAGAAATTGGAAGATTAGTTTAGTTCGCTGAGTCCAGAATTCAGGAAATTTAAAATGGGCTGGACCTCATTATTCATCTTTTGAGCTCATTagattcattttttgttttgggctCTACAAGCCTTCAGCAActgtttattgaaaattacaaaacgagttcttaattaagtttatttgattcaaaatagagtttgaaaaaaaaaaaagtgaattataattttcatttttgtttgaattttacttCCAAACTGTCGGAGACTCGAACTATTTCCCTTACCGATAATGGAAGGAGGTGAAAACTAACAAAATTAAGGATTATGAGGGGCTAATTAAGAGTTTACAtcacaatttaaatttaaattttaaataaaggtTGTTGCCTTGTTGGTTAACTTaattcatatataatattgattCATTTAGGTTGCGCTTGATGTAGGCCAAATTGGTGTAGGTAAAaagattcataattttaaatcgagagaaattttactttcattatACACAGTgactaaaatctttaatttttagaatgaaTTAGAGAGTGACGGacccataatttttttaatattttattttttttagcacaaaacttttactctttttttttttttaaattaagacagctgtatatataattttatgggTGCAAATTGGTATTTCTTggccttcaattttttttttttttttttttttggctattaattcattcattatCCACGCAATTCTTTGAGCTTACTCAGCAAAGAAAGCAGACCAACTTTGAAGTCAAGTTTACTTTTCAACTTGCGACCAAGTATACGGGCAACAACTTGCAAAACGACTGAGCTTCCATTTCACTCATAATCGAAAAGAACCTCATCTACTAACCGTTGATATTATGGATTCTTgtatgttatattatattttattttattttacggtaaatgattttaataaattcaatcaaattcttgacatattaaaaaaaaaaatcaaattcttgaaTCTTCATTTTCAGCAAACATGTGATCAAGGGTGATGGCaatcatacatacatatatatatatgtgtgtgtgtgtatgatAATAGACTTACTAGATTTAATCGAATATAATTTTTGGTTTAGACGAGTCTCgatcaatattttattgaattttcttttttgaacgATTAAtgagattaatatttttttattttataaaaattataaataaaagactCTCAGACACATTGTGAGATTCATATtcaaaagttataaataaatgacaaacaagacggaaaaaaaaatcaatcaaaatatgCGAATATAAGATTTATGTGAAAACTCTTGATACTTTTgtgatcaatttattatttgtctcttaagtttaatttatttaattgatggaGGTACGAGGAGTCGAAACTCCACCTCTTGCAAGCGAGTGCTTTGCATTAATAATCTTGATgcaatttaatctaaattatttagaaattattcGTAATTTTAAatggataaataaaaaaattataaatgatttaaatcaatataaatttatacttaGACCTTTCtttgaatgaaatttatatttatattaaataagttgttGGTTAAAACATTGATTTGGGTTTCACCCAACCgtttgtcttttttaaaaaaatagttaaaaaataaaaagtcaatGGCTAAAAAATTTCACCCAACCCAtagtcttttaaaaaatatttttttttaaaaaaaaagtggttgGTTTAGTTCGGATAGATTTTGacaattcaaatttgacactcatttttttaaaaaaaaattgaattcaaactGATTTTTAACATGTAAAACTTCACAATTAAAACTCATCAACTAAGACTAAAtggtttgaaattaattaattatttattttaaaaggaCTGAATTGGActgaaacaaatttattttatccaaACTTTCTTAgacatttaattattttagtatgaaaaaagaagaagaagaagaagttaatggtcaataattttggtttgactcaaatgaaagaaaataacgcAGGTGTTCAAACGAACAAACATGTTACTGCattctcaaattaaaattgtctAAGCATGGGGCATGAAACGTTTTCTAAATAACATTTCTTTTAGAATTTAGATGGTCAACTTTTAATTAGACataataatctttaaaaagtCTAAACACATAATCATACTTTTCATTTAGTGATCGAGCAATTCTAAAAGATAGCAATATAAAAGAGAATCCTTAAATAACACCACAGATTCATGATTGTTTATAACGAAGAGTACTGATgcgaaataaaaagaataggAGGGGAAGAAACAAGATAATTTACACCATGACCCTATCAGTCCAGCCTTCATAAATCCATTTCCAAGAGCAATATGACAAACCAATATTATTCTCTCCAAGCCAAAGGAGATATTATGAAATTGTGAGTATAACAAAGATCAagatttatataaattttatacttttccatgtgttgttgttgttgttgttgttatgcAGCACTCTTTGTGAAATTCTTTTTGGCAGTCTAATTGGACCACCGGAGTGGGAGGGATTGTGGGGATACACCTTTCATTTTTGGGAGGCTGCCTGTAATTGACTAATCGAAGTAACAGCtttgtttggttatttatttattgacatCAACTGGCCGCATTTTTGCCAATTGTCAGCCGAATTTCCATTCAGAACCCTCTTGTCGCCAcgttaaagagagagaaaaaaaaaagaagaagttttTATTGCGGTTTAATACATGCATACCAAAAATTTGGCTACACTGAAAGAGtttagaaatatatgtttatttggGCAACAAATTATGAGAGAGTTCAACGTTCTCGAGATTACTATTTTTTCAAGTGAAGGAAGATTTGTTTATTCAGGAAGGAAACAGATTGGGAGAAAGTTTAATGTTCtcgattttattattattgagagTGAAAAGTTAGGCGTTCGGAATCttacaaaacaataatattattatggcTATTATCAGCGTAGACCCCTGATGTTTAAGTTAGAAATTGAGAACAACCCTCGGAGCATATTGTACTCCTCCTCCATTATGCATATTTCTCATTTCATTTGAGtagtgactttttttttttatataagtgaaataataagaagtacaattaagttaaaaactttcttttaattgtgaCTTTTTTATGTAACGTTAAAAGTataattaagttataaaaattt
It contains:
- the LOC102625923 gene encoding uncharacterized protein LOC102625923 isoform X1, which encodes MSFQGPSFGYNVNVMNVKAVKCMPSSCINNLRKHCSLSPLNPYQCNVGLVGSSARRNNIRFMPSANVNLNCEPLPFGRIFQLSSLRPCQVKQSDDTEGNLSGESIMLDEEILKRELQIAIEEEDYVQAAKLRDSLKMLDEDSKTSVLAANARFYDSFKNGDLATMQGLWARGDNVCCVHPGASGISGYDPVMESWEVVWMNYEFPLAIELKNVRVHVRGNVGYVTCIEFVRTKGTSWGGQFVTNVFEKLDGQWFICIHHASPVDL
- the LOC102625271 gene encoding uncharacterized protein LOC102625271, with protein sequence MPYVQPSKKYSDSAANMNSESRQSSKQQQNAKAVKERVPSRQENLNLKYQSKLKVKSTVGTPCGDLPQELRREADGRILVQPNSFGNHQLQYLKGKAIKDDELVKYMSKLPGYLKRMEGGKNIQGKALDVGVLDWARLEEWKFNKKCTMTSGSNNASANTSSLLLKTTTKASTFSSATQGGMHAHQSEQHPLLCPGLNASKKDGHSQGVKPSSQKALNFQNFETSSKSNLGGQGKIPWINKSFDRNNADVTPRKGKTKDYDQKIASEMGNLSMDLGNYGFALNTKEKESSWDGEVEKRKEGAQVSKKNRKALDKKTFADMETSYPKSRSNGHSLSSKEKISAGNVETKIAEKVHESNIDLGHQHLPGELENIVLLFPKGLSQNSSRKECGVPKDENLVEANKNCLSGGRFPPVKRCSVDHSFDIPHSCPLPSEVEGKIKPNLIAHNLSNSQRAELSSDASHSSQYSSTSSAMLSDCEDAEQNTVKHVKENADENLNSLDQEMAVTRSRNQSPSRRFSFSLSRMGRSFSWKESSAVPQLSSSYVSVKSGPVKSEEVSYLDDSSRQKTYGHNRARSSPLRRILDPLLRSKSSNRGHAAETVHPFKGNLSSLNFRPVVDSASLLNKKHEAATTQALLQLTMKNGLPLFKFVVDNNCSVLAATVKNLTSGKDDSGQHYTFYSVNEIKKKAGGWISQGSKQKSCGFVYNVIGQMVSRYHLSNPKSQNLKYMVRESVLFGVELKQVDQASPKVLPDKELAAVVVKMPIESLSHDAEQRYNDMTEKVTECAPLGRCSYSGEIDNSCSTTVILPIGVHGLPKKGAPSPLIQRWKSGGLCDCGGWDVGCKLRILANHNRSCRRPMSLSAFPNSDNFELFEGVTQQSRPIFSMVPLNKEIYSVEFNTSVSLLQAFFISITVLSGQQFSDLSEVNSLYESEAFREEPMMNEKGTKESSLTNIVLGKMPAKYAPNPPHSPVGRV
- the LOC102625923 gene encoding uncharacterized protein LOC102625923 isoform X2, with the translated sequence MNVKAVKCMPSSCINNLRKHCSLSPLNPYQCNVGLVGSSARRNNIRFMPSANVNLNCEPLPFGRIFQLSSLRPCQVKQSDDTEGNLSGESIMLDEEILKRELQIAIEEEDYVQAAKLRDSLKMLDEDSKTSVLAANARFYDSFKNGDLATMQGLWARGDNVCCVHPGASGISGYDPVMESWEVVWMNYEFPLAIELKNVRVHVRGNVGYVTCIEFVRTKGTSWGGQFVTNVFEKLDGQWFICIHHASPVDL